Proteins encoded by one window of Aspergillus chevalieri M1 DNA, chromosome 6, nearly complete sequence:
- a CDS encoding class I SAM-dependent methyltransferase (COG:I;~EggNog:ENOG410PN2Q;~InterPro:IPR025714,IPR029063;~PFAM:PF13649,PF13489,PF05401,PF01209,PF08242, PF08241,PF07021,PF02390,PF13847), whose amino-acid sequence MAAYTTDHSSSVLQTHNWRTVVNSAPYLLPHIKPNMTILDIGCGPGSISVDLARRVPQGLVTGIEYVSDPLDQARSLAASEGVTNVDFRVGDIHSLDFPDDSFDIVHVHQVLQHIADPVKALREMRRVAKSDGGIVAARESAQYTWYPENAGIESWWNLTEKMSKAKGCNACSGRYIHVWAREAGFDRKKIQKSAGSWCFSSPAERAYWGGSMEGRAKSSGLSNTAVKEGLATQEELNQMAQGWRRFIEDEDGWFAVLHAEILCWK is encoded by the coding sequence ATGGCAGCCTACACAACAGACCACTCTTCTTCAGTCCTTCAAACACATAACTGGCGCACTGTCGTCAACTCAGCACCATACCTCCTGCCGCATATCAAGCCCAACATGACGATTCTCGACATCGGCTGCGGTCCTGGCTCAATTAGTGTGGATCTTGCCCGCCGCGTGCCTCAGGGACTCGTTACTGGTATTGAGTACGTCTCCGATCCGCTGGACCAAGCACGAAGTCTCGCGGCCAGCGAGGGAGTCACAAACGTCGACTTCCGCGTCGGTGATATTCATTCGCTCGACTTCCCTGACGACAGCTTCGACATTGTACATGTTCACCAAGTTTTGCAACACATCGCGGACCCTGTCAAAGCACTCCGTGAGATGCGCCGTGTTGCCAAATCCGACGGTGGTATAGTTGCTGCGCGCGAATCGGCGCAATACACATGGTACCCAGAGAATGCCGGAATAGAATCGTGGTGGAATTTAACCGAAAAAATGTCAAAGGCAAAGGGCTGTAATGCCTGTTCCGGCCGGTACATTCATGTCTGGGCGCGGGAAGCGGGATTCGATCGAAAGAAGATTCAGAAAAGCGCGGGGTCTTGGTGCTTCAGTAGTCCTGCGGAGCGCGCGTATTGGGGAGGATCAATGGAGGGACGGGCGAAGTCTTCAGGCCTTTCAAATACTGCAGTGAAAGAAGGATTGGCGACGCAGGAAGAGTTGAACCAGATGGCGCAAGGCTGGAGGAGGTTTatcgaggacgaggatggaTGGTTCGCAGTACTGCACGCAGAGATCCTTTGCTGGAAGTGA
- a CDS encoding EGFR-like transmembrane domain-containing protein (COG:S;~EggNog:ENOG410PSVQ;~TransMembrane:1 (o101-122i)), with protein MELTIPFLQGIRVYTSGPNVATTFNQTFWTTISTTPSPTTTTTVASGTLSGTDGLVNAYGVEIRWQSTDFSNAPATAIATTTGAAAEATHDSSGLSAGASAGIGVGAAVAVIFLVALGFFLLRRRRLPENPPGDGKQGDSYITLPEHPSRMQGEVELPANPSSAAVYQKAELADNPVYEMEGGSKRAELGASSPQ; from the exons ATGGAGCTGACCATTCCTTTCCTTCAGGGTATCCGGGTATAC ACTTCGGGGCCAAACGTCGCCACAACGTTCAATCAGACTTTCTGGACAACGATTTCTACAACTCCCTCTCCGACCACGACCACAACAGTCGCCTCCGGGACGCTGAGCGGCACCGACGGTCTTGTAAATGCATATGGCGTCGAGATTCGCTGGCAGTCAACGGACTTCAGCAACGCCCCAGCCACAGCCATTGCGACCACCACCGGTGCAGCAGCCGAAGCAACCCATGACTCATCTGGCTTGTCAGCAGGTGCCAGCGCAGGAATTGGAGTCGGGGCGGCCGTCGCGGTCATATTTCTCGTTGCGCTGGGGTTCTTCCTTCTGCGTCGACGCAGGCTCCCGGAGAATCCGCCTGGCGATGGAAAGCAGGGGGATTCGTACATAACACTTCCGGAACATCCAAGCCGGATGCAAGGAGAAGTTGAGTTACCAGCAAATCCGTCGAGTGCTGCCGTTTATCAGAAGGCGGAGTTGGCGGATAATCCTGTGTATGAAATGGAAGGAGGCTCGAAACGAGCTGAACTGGGAGCGTCGAGTCCCCAATGA
- a CDS encoding uncharacterized protein (COG:S;~EggNog:ENOG410PU4H), which yields MLPFLAGAIALPSEKKTSKGFSVVAINSDSPAHNLKLDASSTYLYLNGETDVWCPPEVVKASGCPGGNITVRDASVLASANYMSAKIPGGEHIYVDRTGHVRYTGGSDSDMEPGSSMNGFSQVEGAQFGEWKYKANGADGFLACPFAGGNNIWEVFVNAKNITTRRGVSLDDCYPFKAQTTPWESSDGRAFAVWSYT from the exons ATGCTGCCCTTCCTGGCTGGCGCCATTGCTCTCCCATCCGAGAAGAAGACCAGTAAAGGTTTCAGCGtcgttgctatcaactctgaCTCTCCTGCTCACAACCTGAAATTGGACGCTTCTTCCACCTACCTGTACCTAAACGGTGAAACCGACGTCTGGTGTCCTCCCGAAGTGGTTAAGGCTAGCGGCTGTCCTGGTGGTAATATCACTGTCCGAGATGCCTCTGTCTTGGCCTCTGCGAACTACATG TCCGCCAAGATCCCCGGTGGTGAACACATCTACGTTGACCGCACCGGTCATGTCAGATACACTGGCGGCAGCGACAGCGATATGGAGCCCGGTTCCTCTATGAATGGTTTCTCGCAGGTCGAGGGCGCTCAATTTGGCGAGTGGAAGTACAAGGCCAACGGCGCGGATGGCTTCCTGGCCTGCCCTTTTGCTGGTGGAAATAATATTTGGGAAGTATTTGTCAACGCCAAGAACATTACCACCCGCCGGGGTGTGAGCCTGGATGACTGCTACCCCTTCAAGGCCCAGACTACGCCCTGGGAGTCTTCTGATGGCCGCGCCTTTGCTGTTTGGTCGTACACTTAA